AGGGAAATCATCTACGCGAGTGCCAGTGAGATTGTTCGGAGAATCCAATCAAAGGAATGTGCAGTGACTGACGTAGTAACCGCTTTTCTGGGACAGATTGAGCAGTACAATCCAGATATCAACGCTATCTTTGATCTTCGTACTCGAGAAGATTTGCTAACGGAAGCTCAGGAAAAAGATCAGGCACTACGTGAAGGTCAACCCGGCCCATTGCATGGTTTGCCAATGACGATTAAGGATAATTTTTGGGTAAAAGGGCTAAAAGTTTCTAATGGTCATCCGCTCTACCGGAATTTCGTGGCCAATGAAGATGCCGAATTGGTAAAAAAGCTAAAAGCTGCGGGCGCAATTATTATGGGAAAGACAAACGTTCCCCTCTTCAGCATAGATTGGCAGGCAACTAATTTTTGGAACGGGCAAACCAATAATCCTTATGACTACCAAAGAGTACCCGGCGGTAGTTCCGGCGGATCCGCTGCCGCCGTAGCTGCTGGGTTTAGCCCAGTTGAACTGGGTGGTGACCAAGGGGGATCAATCCGAGTACCTGCCCATTTCTGCGGAATATGTGGTATTCGGCCTACGGAGCACGCACTCTCTAACCAAGGGCATATTAGGTTTCCTGGTAAGCCTCAAGGACACAGGCAGATTACGGTAGCGGGGCCACTGGCTAAAAACGTAGACGATCTACTGCTAATGATGAAGGTGCTTTGGAATAATTCGACCAATCCCTTAGCTGAAATTCCTCCGGTACCGTTTCAAAATAATAGCTGGGATGGTGAGAAACTGTTAAATATTGCCGTTGCCGAATCACTGAACGATGCTTTGTTGGATCAAGAGTATTTGAATCTATTTCAATTATTTGTAGAAAAAGTGAAAGAAAAGGGGCACCGCGTTGCGTATGATTATCCCGTGTACGATGAAGATGAAGCCTACTATACCTGCGGAAAAATTACGGGTCATGAGTTTGCGATCAACATGCCCCAGTTGCCCTTCGCTAGTAGCTTTCTCTATTGGTTCATTCGACTGAAGTACCGCGATGCCACTTGGTCTCGGGGAATTTCCAAAGGTATTAGGGCTTCTGCCAAAGAGTACGCAGAAACACTCAACTACAAAGATGCTGTTTCTAATATCTACCATCAGTTTTTTCATCAGTACGATGTGTGGATAACTCCCGTAGCCGCTTTGGAAGCGTTTCCGCATCAGAGAGCAGGTATTCCGTTTACTATCAATGGAAACAAAGTGAGTTACACTGATGCTATTGCCTCGTATACATTTACTACCGCGCTTTCGGGTCATCCTATTGTAGTAATTCCTATTGGCCGGAAGAAAAACGGGATGCCTGTTGGCGTTCAACTACACGCCAAAAAATGGTCAGACTACCGCCTGCTTCAAATAGCACAAAGTTTTTCAAAAGTAACCGACGGGTTTGTGCCTCCGCTCAAGACTTTTATTGAGTAGCCTATTGCGCGTACGGTAAAACCGCATACTGCTTCTTTTCATTATTAAGCTCTAAAACAAAAAAGCCTTCTTACCGAAGTAAGAAGGCTAAAATTCTATGATCGACAGATTTACACTACTCCGGAGCTTCGGGGGGAGTGTTGTAAAGTACCTTCAGTGCGTTTGCTTCGCGAAGTTCTTGCTGAACATCAGAAACTAAGCCCATCTTGGCACCATCGTCTACTTTTAATGACATCGTGATCTGGTTGCGTTCGGCTTCACTTAATTTGGTTCGTTCGGCTTCCACAAATTGCACCACATCGTCAGTAGAGATTAGTACATCATTGGTTTGAATCCGGGGCTCACCACCGTAGCGGTCAGTATCCTTTGGTTTACCAATGTAGATATAGCTTACCAAAGATTTCTTCTGCATTTTCCGTAACTGCTCGGCTCTAGGCAAATTTTGTTCTACCAGAATAGTAGTTTCCCGCAGAACGGTAGTTACCATAAAGAAGAAGAGCAGCATGAAAATAATATCGGGCAATGCTGAAGTTGGAATCTCCTGGCTGGCCGATGATTTTTTCTTAAATTTTGACATTAGTTACCTCCCACTTTAGATGGTTCAGCAATAGATATCTGCATAGGAAGCTCTTTCTTTAACTCCTTATACTCGTCCTGAACGCTAGGTTCTTGCTCGTTAATCTCCCGGATTTGCTTAGTAGTCAACTGCATACGTTCGGCATACATATCGTAGTAAGCACCCTGTAGCTCATCCAGTATTTCAATGTAGCGCTCGTAGCTAGTACCGCGGTCGGTCTTAAAAGAAACTACTGCCTTCGTCGGGCTATCGGAAGATTCTGGATCACGCCCATTATTGTTGACAAAGGTTTGCACCATCTCTCTTAGCTGAGAAGCATCGTTCATCGGTTCACCTTCCACCAACATGCGGTCTTGAGAGTTAACCAGCACCTTAAATATATTGCGCTCATTGAACTTAATATCGGGTGGTGGCTCATTGGGGTCCGGCTTAGGCGGAAGCGAAATCGCTAACCCTTTATCGGAAGCAATCGTGGTGGTTACCAGAAAGAAAATAAGGAGTAGGAAGGCAATGTCGGCCATAGAACCGGCACTCACTTCGCCTCCGCTGCGTTTTTTCCTAGCCATATTATTTAAAAACTTTAGTTACTTCGGTAATAACGATTCCGACGATAGCCAAAATAACCATGATATACATCGTTATAATAGCTCCTCCAATTATTTGAGAGGTGGTTCCTTCGGTAACTTTATTATTCATATACACATTGGTTACTTCATCGGAGGCAATAGAGAATCCGATAAAGAAAATCACACCAATGATTACCAGTCCAACTACTGATCCCAATAGCGACTTAGGGTCACTAAATGATTGAATGATCGGTAGTACGATAGCAGCAACTAGGGCGATACCCACTAGAATGTATGCTGCAAATAATCCGTATGTTGAAACAAATTCAGCCATAATAATTCTTCAGAATAATTTAGTCAGTACAATTTACTTAGCACCAGTAGTAAGCTTATGCTTTACTAGCAGGTCTACTAATGCAATGGAAGCGTCTTCCATTTCGTTAACCAAACTATCAATTTTAGAAACGCAGTAGTTGTAGAACAATTGCAGAATAATAGCCACAATCAGACCAGCTACCGTAGTTAGTAGGGCTACTTTAATACCACCCGCAACCAGAGAAGGAGAGATGTCACCTGCTGCTTCAATAGCATCAAACGCGCCGATCATACCAATTACCGTTCCCATGAAACCAAGCATCGGGGCAATAGAGATGAAAAGTGAGATCCAAACGAGTCCTTTTTCCAAACGTCCCATTTCCACTGAACCGTAAGAGATGATAGACTTCTCCACCATATCAATACCTTCGGTCATCCGCATCAGTCCTTGGGTGAAGATAGACGCTACCGGTCCGCGGGTGTTGCGGGTTACATCCAATGCAGCATCAACCCCACCGGAGTTAAGGGCATCTTCTACTTTAACTAACAGCTTTTTGCTGTTGGTAGTGGCTAAGTTTAGCGTAATAATACGCTCAATAGCGATAGCCAACCCCAGAATTAAACACAGAAGTACTGGCGACATAAATTTCCAGTCTCCCTCAATAAACTTCTCCTTTACTGCTTGGTGAAAAGTCTGATCAGAAGCTGGGGGAGCCAAGGGATTGTCAGCAACAGCCGACTCTTGTACTGGTTCTGGTTCCGGCTCAGGTTCTTCCATCATGGTAGAATCTTCGGCCATTGCAGTAGTATCTTCCGCCGCATCTTGAGCTAGTAGTACGTTGGCTTGACCAAGTGCAAGGAAGCCTACCATGAAAATTAGTGCGAATAACTTTTTCATAAGTGTTTAGTAGTCAGTTTTTGTAGTGTTACGAAACGATTAAAAATAGAATTTAATGAAAATTTTGGTAAAATCTGGCGGAGAGGGCGGGATTCGAACCCGCGGTACCCTTTTGGGGTACACTCACTTTCCAGGCGAGCACCTTCAGCCACTCGGCCACCTCTCCCATTCGCAGGCTGATTATCATTAATTTAAGGCACAGCCAAATACAAATAAATCAATAATCTATGCCATATGCAAGTAATCTAGCTAAATCGCTTTGTAATATCACCTGATATGAAATGATATAATAACCTCTGGATATATTGCCATATTTTCTAGTACAAGCGTATATATGCGGTGAATATATTAACAACCAAACGATAAAATGCCGATTTCTTTTCTAAAGTTATAAAAAATTGGCAAAATATTACTTGCTGTACCGGGTGCGACAAGTAGCAGGTGGTTTTACAATGAATTTACAATAAGCTCTATTCCGAAAATTTTGTAAGAAAGGCTACTGTTGCAATTACAGGCGTAAAATTGCTCGCAATATTCACGCTTTTGTAGAACTGTTTACTGCCTCTGAAAGGCGTTTTACAAAAATTGGAATTGTGCTATCAGTATGTTTCGCCTGAAATAGAAAGGGGAAGTTGCTGTCGGATACGTTCCACAGAACTTTCTGTGCCCAATAGAAACATTAATTTGGTTACGGCAGCTTCGGTAGTCATATCTTTTCCGCTGACCACTCCAATATTCTCTAAGCTTTTGCTGGTTTGGTAACGTCCTTGAATTACCCTGCCTCCGGCACACTGCGATATATTTAAAATAGTGAGTCCATGCTCAATGGCATCGCTCAGACTGTCGAGCAAAAAAGCGTCGGTAGGGGCGTTGCCCGAGCCAAAAGTCTCTAATACTACTCCTTTTAAGTCAGGAATCTGTAAAATGCTCTCTACCACCTTCCGGTTAATACCGGGAAAAAGTTTAAGAATGGCTACGTTGGGATCAAGCTGATCGTGGTAAATAAGCTCACTGTCGAGGTTGTAGGGGCGGATGGCCGGAAAATTATAATCGATCAGCACCCCAGCTTCGGCCAAACTTGGGTAGTTTTCGGAAGTAAACGCATCGAAGTGAATGCTCTGCCGTTTACTGCTACGATTCCCCCGGAGTAGATGACTACCAAAGTATACGCATACCTCGGGCACAATAGGGTTACCGTCTATCCGGGCACTGGCAATTTCCAGAGCAGTAATAAAGTTTTCCTGAGCATCGGATCGTTTGGACCCAATGGGTAATTGTGCTCCGGTAAAAATTACGGGTTTGTTAAGCCCCTCTAACATAAAGCTTAAGGCAGAGGCACTATAGGCCATCGTATCGGTGCCGTGTACCACCACAAAGCCATCGTAGCGTTGGTAGTTTTCGTACACAATGTAGGCCATGCTCACCCAGTGCTTGGGGTGAATATTAGACGAATCGACCAGTTGTGGAAAAGAAATAACAGTGAGGTGAAGATCAAATTGGCGCAGGGCCGGTATTTTTTCTACGGTTCGGGAGAAGTTGAACGGAGTTAGTACCCCTGCTTCATCGTAGGTCATTCCCAATGTACCTCCGGTGTAGATAATTAACACCGAAGCTTTGGGTGAAGCTGAAGTAGCAGTGCTAATGTTTACTATTTTGTACTTAGTCTTTTCCATCGCGCAACAACCGTAGGTAGCAGCTACCAAAGGTACACCATTTTAAAAAGTTATCCAGCGAATACTAAATTGTTGCCTATTTTTAGAAAAAGGCTTACGTGTAACTTATGTGTTCTTTCCACTGAGAAAAAAGTGGGTAATAAGAATACCTTGCTGAAAAGCATATTTCAGCATGAAGTATTTAGTACTATCCGCACTGCTGAGTGTACCCTTCTCAGTATCAGCTCAATGTCCTGATTGTTATAACCCAGTACTAAGTTGCTACAATACTCCAGCCTGCGTACTTCAGCGTATGGAGGGTGACCTTAATGGAATACCTATTAACTGCAACGACGGTATTGATAATGATGGCGATGGCTTAACTGATTGTGAAGACCCTTCGTGCAATTGCACTACCAATAACGTGGAAATCTGCAACGATGGAATTGATAACGATGGGGATGGACTGATTGACTGTCAAGATCGAGGTGATTGTGGAGCTTCTGTAGCGTGTGAAACGGATTGTAGTAATGGAATAGACGATGATGGCGATGGTTTCTACGATTACTACGACGGCGATTGCACTGCAGATTCTGGCAATACAAATACCTACATTGTAGCCACTACTGATTGCGAAGTACAACCGACGGGGAACGTATTTAGTATCAGACAGGTCGATGCCTCTGCGAATCAAACCAGTGCGGCAATGGGTATGCCAATGGTAGCTGACACTGACGGAGACGGTACCCCAGAAGCAATTACGACGAACAATCAGACTGGGGATATATACGTACTAAACGGTGCTGATTTATCC
This region of Tunicatimonas pelagia genomic DNA includes:
- a CDS encoding amidase, which translates into the protein MQREIIYASASEIVRRIQSKECAVTDVVTAFLGQIEQYNPDINAIFDLRTREDLLTEAQEKDQALREGQPGPLHGLPMTIKDNFWVKGLKVSNGHPLYRNFVANEDAELVKKLKAAGAIIMGKTNVPLFSIDWQATNFWNGQTNNPYDYQRVPGGSSGGSAAAVAAGFSPVELGGDQGGSIRVPAHFCGICGIRPTEHALSNQGHIRFPGKPQGHRQITVAGPLAKNVDDLLLMMKVLWNNSTNPLAEIPPVPFQNNSWDGEKLLNIAVAESLNDALLDQEYLNLFQLFVEKVKEKGHRVAYDYPVYDEDEAYYTCGKITGHEFAINMPQLPFASSFLYWFIRLKYRDATWSRGISKGIRASAKEYAETLNYKDAVSNIYHQFFHQYDVWITPVAALEAFPHQRAGIPFTINGNKVSYTDAIASYTFTTALSGHPIVVIPIGRKKNGMPVGVQLHAKKWSDYRLLQIAQSFSKVTDGFVPPLKTFIE
- a CDS encoding ExbD/TolR family protein, whose protein sequence is MSKFKKKSSASQEIPTSALPDIIFMLLFFFMVTTVLRETTILVEQNLPRAEQLRKMQKKSLVSYIYIGKPKDTDRYGGEPRIQTNDVLISTDDVVQFVEAERTKLSEAERNQITMSLKVDDGAKMGLVSDVQQELREANALKVLYNTPPEAPE
- a CDS encoding ExbD/TolR family protein, which produces MARKKRSGGEVSAGSMADIAFLLLIFFLVTTTIASDKGLAISLPPKPDPNEPPPDIKFNERNIFKVLVNSQDRMLVEGEPMNDASQLREMVQTFVNNNGRDPESSDSPTKAVVSFKTDRGTSYERYIEILDELQGAYYDMYAERMQLTTKQIREINEQEPSVQDEYKELKKELPMQISIAEPSKVGGN
- a CDS encoding MotA/TolQ/ExbB proton channel family protein; this encodes MKKLFALIFMVGFLALGQANVLLAQDAAEDTTAMAEDSTMMEEPEPEPEPVQESAVADNPLAPPASDQTFHQAVKEKFIEGDWKFMSPVLLCLILGLAIAIERIITLNLATTNSKKLLVKVEDALNSGGVDAALDVTRNTRGPVASIFTQGLMRMTEGIDMVEKSIISYGSVEMGRLEKGLVWISLFISIAPMLGFMGTVIGMIGAFDAIEAAGDISPSLVAGGIKVALLTTVAGLIVAIILQLFYNYCVSKIDSLVNEMEDASIALVDLLVKHKLTTGAK
- a CDS encoding asparaginase; protein product: MEKTKYKIVNISTATSASPKASVLIIYTGGTLGMTYDEAGVLTPFNFSRTVEKIPALRQFDLHLTVISFPQLVDSSNIHPKHWVSMAYIVYENYQRYDGFVVVHGTDTMAYSASALSFMLEGLNKPVIFTGAQLPIGSKRSDAQENFITALEIASARIDGNPIVPEVCVYFGSHLLRGNRSSKRQSIHFDAFTSENYPSLAEAGVLIDYNFPAIRPYNLDSELIYHDQLDPNVAILKLFPGINRKVVESILQIPDLKGVVLETFGSGNAPTDAFLLDSLSDAIEHGLTILNISQCAGGRVIQGRYQTSKSLENIGVVSGKDMTTEAAVTKLMFLLGTESSVERIRQQLPLSISGETY